The following are encoded together in the Arcticibacterium luteifluviistationis genome:
- a CDS encoding MFS transporter — MSDLVINFGFEAAALGPLTSSVQLGFIAGTLLFALLAISDRVSPSKVFLVCAVFGSLFNLGIIWDGNTLISILILRFFTGFFLAGIYPVGMKIAADHFENGLGKSLGLLVGALVLGTAFPHLLKGIFAWKFVILSTSALAFLGGILVATLVPDGPFRKPGQIMALSSFKTFFNKQEFKAAALGYFGHMWELYAYWAFVPIILASYQLINPASAFNISIVSFSIIAIGGVGCVIGGFLSQRFGAKKIATISLFLSCLCCLISPFMLGLNSEVFFIGFLLFWGLMVTADSPLFSTLVAQNAIPELKGTALTLVNCLGFAISIFSIQLLNEMKSYTDSNSIYVVLAIGPVLGLWALSKPVK; from the coding sequence ATGAGCGACCTGGTGATAAATTTTGGCTTTGAAGCTGCTGCTTTGGGGCCTTTAACTTCGTCCGTTCAGTTGGGTTTTATAGCTGGTACGCTCCTATTCGCCTTATTGGCTATATCAGACAGAGTTTCTCCTTCCAAAGTTTTCTTGGTTTGTGCCGTCTTTGGATCTCTGTTTAATTTGGGTATTATTTGGGATGGAAATACTTTAATCAGTATCCTTATTTTACGCTTTTTTACAGGATTTTTCTTGGCAGGGATTTACCCCGTAGGCATGAAAATAGCCGCAGACCATTTTGAAAATGGATTGGGCAAGTCACTTGGTCTACTGGTAGGTGCATTAGTTTTGGGCACAGCATTCCCTCATTTATTAAAAGGAATTTTCGCTTGGAAATTCGTCATACTCTCAACTTCAGCATTGGCGTTTTTAGGAGGAATACTAGTAGCCACCTTAGTGCCAGATGGCCCATTTAGAAAACCTGGTCAAATAATGGCATTATCCTCATTTAAAACCTTTTTTAACAAGCAAGAGTTTAAGGCAGCGGCTTTGGGTTATTTTGGCCACATGTGGGAATTATATGCGTACTGGGCATTTGTTCCTATCATTCTAGCTTCATATCAGTTAATTAACCCAGCTTCCGCTTTCAATATTTCTATAGTTTCTTTCTCCATTATTGCTATTGGCGGAGTAGGCTGTGTGATAGGTGGCTTTCTCTCTCAGCGTTTTGGTGCTAAAAAAATAGCGACAATCAGTTTATTTCTGTCATGCCTATGTTGCCTTATTTCTCCATTTATGCTAGGGCTTAATTCAGAAGTATTTTTTATTGGCTTTTTGCTTTTTTGGGGTTTGATGGTAACGGCAGATTCACCTCTTTTTTCTACGTTAGTGGCTCAAAACGCTATTCCAGAATTAAAAGGCACTGCACTTACCCTTGTTAACTGTTTAGGCTTTGCCATTAGTATTTTTAGTATTCAGCTACTGAATGAAATGAAAAGCTACACAGATTCTAATAGCATTTATGTGGTACTGGCCATTGGGCCTGTTTTAGGATTATGGGCTTTAAGCAAACCTGTAAAATAA
- a CDS encoding 3-keto-disaccharide hydrolase: MKKITFVLSLLLVLSIGESSAQKLKKIFNGKNLKGWTVPNPNNDNWTVADGQLIVKSSEDRKGSTLWTEKSYTDFVIEVEYKNTFGIVDSGIFLRSDKDQIQIGISGSRKKDLTGSPYIPGKSYPKVADISSVKPNDWNTMKIKVVGDNYIVWVNGTEVMNYTSEDIPATGPVGIQLHPGNEMGINYRSIKLSEI; the protein is encoded by the coding sequence ATGAAAAAAATAACATTCGTACTCAGTCTTCTTTTAGTCCTAAGTATAGGAGAAAGTTCAGCCCAAAAACTGAAAAAAATATTTAACGGGAAAAACCTGAAAGGTTGGACCGTACCAAACCCAAACAATGATAACTGGACGGTGGCAGATGGCCAGCTGATAGTTAAAAGCTCTGAGGACCGTAAGGGTAGCACATTATGGACGGAGAAATCATATACTGATTTTGTGATAGAAGTAGAATACAAAAACACTTTTGGTATAGTAGATTCTGGCATTTTCTTACGCTCTGATAAAGACCAAATTCAGATTGGTATCTCTGGCTCAAGGAAAAAAGATTTAACAGGATCGCCTTACATACCTGGCAAAAGCTACCCGAAAGTGGCAGATATAAGCAGCGTAAAACCAAACGACTGGAACACCATGAAAATTAAAGTAGTGGGAGATAATTATATAGTTTGGGTAAACGGAACAGAAGTGATGAATTATACTTCTGAAGATATTCCTGCAACTGGCCCAGTAGGCATTCAGCTTCATCCAGGTAACGAAATGGGCATTAATTACAGAAGCATTAAACTGTCTGAGATTTAG